A genomic window from Slackia heliotrinireducens DSM 20476 includes:
- a CDS encoding SMODS domain-containing nucleotidyltransferase, translated as MATYPIAKQFERFCGNLAISCDTLAVISYRYHSITKRLNADFWDSSSDEAHGRYVGSYGRGTRIDGSDVDILFRFPYNMYVKYDAYASNGQSALLQAAKMSIATTYPSTRLKGDGQIVAVDFSDGINFEVLPAFECEDGSYLFPDSNGGGRWRACDPVAEINELNSMDEACNGNLKRLCKMARAWREANSVSISGIAIDVFAYNFMKHYSHRDDGYIFYDRLTRDFFAYVANLDATQSTWKVFGSGRYVTTSGYFRNKAAAARNKAIEAIKDQDNGYMHATNDAWKEIYGSRFPRL; from the coding sequence TTGGCTACCTATCCAATAGCTAAACAATTCGAAAGATTCTGCGGAAACCTAGCGATTTCATGCGATACGCTAGCTGTGATTTCATACCGTTACCACTCGATAACGAAACGCCTCAATGCAGATTTCTGGGACTCTAGTTCAGACGAAGCTCATGGTCGATATGTGGGGTCTTATGGTCGTGGAACACGTATCGACGGCAGCGACGTCGATATTCTCTTCCGATTTCCTTACAACATGTATGTCAAATACGATGCATACGCATCAAACGGACAAAGCGCGCTGCTCCAAGCTGCAAAGATGTCGATAGCGACCACCTATCCCTCAACGCGTCTTAAGGGCGATGGGCAAATCGTTGCCGTGGATTTTTCGGACGGGATCAATTTCGAGGTCCTTCCTGCCTTCGAGTGTGAAGACGGAAGCTATCTCTTTCCTGACTCCAACGGAGGCGGCAGATGGAGAGCATGCGACCCCGTTGCAGAAATCAACGAGCTGAACTCTATGGACGAAGCATGCAATGGCAACCTTAAGAGGCTATGCAAAATGGCAAGGGCGTGGCGAGAAGCTAATTCCGTATCAATCAGCGGCATTGCGATTGACGTGTTCGCTTACAACTTCATGAAGCATTACAGCCACCGTGATGACGGATACATATTCTACGACCGGCTAACTAGAGACTTCTTCGCATATGTGGCTAATTTAGATGCGACGCAATCGACATGGAAGGTCTTCGGAAGCGGTCGATACGTTACCACCTCAGGGTATTTCCGCAACAAAGCGGCTGCCGCGCGAAACAAGGCGATCGAAGCAATCAAAGACCAGGAT
- the brxL gene encoding BREX system Lon protease-like protein BrxL, translating into MNELDRKLNEIFTGYVVRKDLVKLVRGNAAVPSYVLEYLLGQNCATDDEEQIAAGVERVRDILAKHYVQRAEAGAIRSDIKQSGYMRVIDKVSVMLNEKRDAYEATFENLGISRVLVDSDTVKRNRRLLVSGVWCVADIGYSPNEAKDESPYLLQQLKPIQMARFDLDGYIEKRTRFTVDEWLDVIIRSIGLDPEQLGKRSKLFQLTRLVTYCERNYNLIELGPKGTGKSHVFSEFSPHGILISGGEVTPAKLFVNNSTGRIGLVGYWDCVAFDEFAGVNKRPKADIVDILKNYMANKSFSRGIEQVTAEASMAFVGNTSHDVAYMINQTDLFEDLPKVYHDPAFIDRIHAYIPGWEVDIIRGEMFCTDYGFIVDYLAEALRSLRGLDYSGQLWERFELSETLSTRDRDGVMKTYSGLMKLLFPGKNATIEEEAEIIEFALEMRKRVKDQLYRIDETFARVDFSYREIGGQWREVSTLEEINFPNTYHSRDKVPWERRDAEEPLLSMDDASVPENPDLQLSQSAIVSKADEGPFVGHKSYRENQRGVSYEKLFGPYLEGARSIEIIDPYIRTFHQCRNLMEVLEVIITHFDYCVPEIHVHLLTCPDQYDPVKQDDYLCQIADALHPFGLTLEWDFDDTNTIHARHFVIDDKWDILLDRGLDIWQKFDSGNAFAIESRVQEMRMVKQFEITYMKL; encoded by the coding sequence ATGAACGAACTCGATAGGAAGCTTAATGAAATCTTCACCGGTTACGTTGTCCGTAAGGACCTCGTAAAACTGGTGCGCGGTAATGCCGCCGTTCCGAGCTACGTGCTCGAATACCTGCTCGGGCAAAATTGCGCTACCGATGATGAGGAGCAGATTGCCGCGGGCGTGGAGCGCGTTCGCGATATCCTCGCGAAACATTACGTGCAGCGAGCCGAGGCGGGGGCAATACGCAGCGACATCAAACAATCGGGCTACATGCGCGTCATCGATAAAGTATCCGTTATGCTCAACGAGAAGCGCGACGCCTATGAGGCGACGTTCGAAAACCTTGGCATATCGCGGGTGCTCGTCGACTCGGACACCGTGAAGCGTAACAGGCGCCTTCTGGTATCCGGCGTCTGGTGCGTCGCTGATATCGGCTACAGCCCAAACGAGGCGAAGGATGAGTCGCCTTATCTGCTCCAGCAGCTTAAACCGATCCAGATGGCGCGGTTCGATCTCGACGGGTACATAGAGAAGCGCACAAGATTCACCGTCGATGAATGGCTGGATGTAATCATCAGAAGTATCGGGCTCGACCCAGAGCAGCTCGGGAAGCGCTCAAAGCTCTTCCAATTGACTCGCCTCGTCACCTATTGCGAACGGAATTACAATCTAATCGAGTTGGGCCCTAAAGGCACTGGCAAGAGCCATGTGTTCAGTGAGTTCAGCCCTCACGGCATCCTTATCTCAGGCGGCGAAGTGACGCCGGCAAAGCTGTTTGTGAACAACTCAACCGGACGCATCGGCCTCGTCGGCTATTGGGACTGCGTCGCTTTCGACGAATTCGCAGGCGTTAACAAGCGCCCGAAGGCCGACATCGTGGACATCTTGAAGAACTACATGGCTAACAAGAGCTTCAGCCGCGGCATCGAGCAGGTTACCGCCGAGGCTTCGATGGCGTTTGTCGGCAACACGAGTCACGATGTCGCTTACATGATCAACCAGACTGACCTGTTCGAGGACCTGCCGAAGGTCTACCACGATCCAGCGTTCATCGACCGCATTCACGCCTATATCCCGGGATGGGAGGTCGACATCATCCGCGGCGAGATGTTCTGCACCGACTACGGCTTCATCGTGGATTACCTTGCAGAAGCGCTGCGCAGTCTGCGTGGCCTCGATTACTCGGGACAGCTCTGGGAGCGATTCGAGCTGTCCGAAACTCTCTCGACGCGCGACCGCGACGGAGTCATGAAAACCTACTCGGGCCTCATGAAGCTCCTGTTCCCAGGAAAGAATGCGACGATCGAGGAAGAGGCCGAGATTATCGAGTTCGCCTTGGAGATGCGAAAACGTGTCAAAGACCAGCTCTACCGCATCGACGAGACATTCGCAAGGGTCGATTTCTCGTACCGAGAGATAGGCGGGCAATGGCGCGAGGTGTCAACGCTAGAGGAAATCAACTTCCCGAACACGTACCACTCGCGCGATAAAGTGCCTTGGGAGAGAAGGGACGCTGAGGAACCTCTGCTTTCCATGGATGACGCATCAGTTCCCGAGAATCCTGATCTTCAATTGTCGCAAAGCGCTATCGTGAGTAAGGCAGACGAAGGTCCATTCGTCGGACATAAGTCGTATCGCGAGAACCAACGAGGAGTGTCGTACGAGAAGCTTTTCGGCCCGTATCTCGAAGGCGCACGGAGCATCGAGATTATCGACCCTTACATTCGAACGTTCCACCAGTGTCGAAACCTGATGGAGGTTCTCGAGGTCATTATTACCCACTTCGACTACTGCGTTCCGGAAATACACGTGCACCTGCTCACATGTCCGGACCAGTACGACCCAGTGAAGCAAGATGACTATCTGTGCCAGATTGCAGATGCGTTGCATCCGTTCGGTCTGACGTTAGAGTGGGATTTCGACGATACAAACACCATTCATGCTCGTCATTTCGTAATCGACGACAAGTGGGACATTCTGCTCGACCGCGGACTCGACATCTGGCAAAAATTCGACAGCGGTAATGCGTTTGCAATTGAAAGCCGCGTCCAAGAGATGCGCATGGTCAAGCAGTTTGAGATTACGTATATGAAGCTTTAG
- a CDS encoding DUF4160 domain-containing protein: MHEEILFDNLEFKEWVSIFDYVYQRGRVGYKNGITFVIHTKERGHNLPHLHARYQGKEVVLEIPSGKVIEGNISRRKLSEASEWVVANADYLEAKWDKLVEGIVLYA; this comes from the coding sequence TTGCACGAAGAAATACTGTTTGATAATTTAGAGTTCAAAGAATGGGTTTCGATTTTTGATTACGTATACCAGCGCGGGAGGGTCGGTTATAAGAATGGTATTACATTTGTGATTCACACAAAAGAACGGGGCCACAATCTTCCGCATTTGCATGCGAGGTATCAAGGGAAAGAAGTTGTTCTTGAAATACCTTCTGGCAAGGTCATTGAGGGCAACATATCGAGACGAAAGCTCTCAGAAGCTTCAGAATGGGTTGTGGCAAACGCTGACTATCTAGAGGCTAAGTGGGATAAGCTCGTAGAAGGTATAGTGTTATATGCGTAA
- the pglX gene encoding BREX-1 system adenine-specific DNA-methyltransferase PglX, whose translation MDSSRIKRLATGVRDELRREVEGRLEAVLAADSPERLSDGTGVVRLEARIEAEGRDAVVEAGAYTWFNRLCALRFMDARGYTPTPAVTPRAGSTMPAVLADAAQGSFDPEYGLAPAVRERVVSLLSGSTQRANATEAAYAELLRAVCAHYAKPMPYLFSEDAASSLLMPRGLLSEGSILGRIVAEMDAGACSSVEVLGWLYQFYIAELHDQVYSGFKRSVKAGPAEIGPATQLFTPEWIVRYLCENSLGRLWMLNHPGSPLAERMDYYIAPEGDEPHIEVSSAEEVRVLDPACGSGHILVYAFDLLYSMYEEEGWLPEEIPAMILQNNLKGLEIDARAAEIAKFALEMKALERDPRFLERDVDADVTVLRPVALDEADMPYLSQSFKERVGLIEAMAHMGEVGSLYVPEAGDARAVAAEIERLAPKAQSDMFARDLAGRLGAMLENVEALSGSYHCVVANPPYLGSGNMSTYLSRWCKGNYPDAKADLCTCFIERCLHFTKQYGVESIITSDTCMYISSFEKLRRKILEQTTLYSFLDTRGTNAHPDVFDANAGWILGKGHLSGVKGSFFKLSHRTSEKDTALLNAIHNPKCGWLYKADTDLFKTIPGCPIAYLVSETMMGAFRNLGNVASLGRASVGIKTGNNGAFLRFWWEVARGKILFNGVSSDATFIEGYRWYPCNKGGAFRKWYGNAEYVVDWRENGKYAFESAEKNGNHAQDYSDDLKFRPYITWSDVTSGEQSFRLKTNDLSEMTGMGIYPDDDSRNALLGLLNSSVAKRYLELLAPTMHLKIRELGSIPWNDDSRCDEVRRTVDTNVAVARKDWDSFETSWDFERHPLARTSRVEDAFALWQSECRSRFDQLKANEEKLNRVFARIYGMEGEVPIEVSDDKVSVRLADLQRDVKSLISYGVGCIFGRYSLDAPGFVLANQGDTARDFLAKVPDPSFVPDEDNILPVLDAEWFDDDVVTQFYRFLAAAYGESTLDENVAFIEGALGCDLRTYFVRDFYSDHVKTYQKRPIYWLFQSPQKGFSCLVYMHRYSEGTVGEILTKYLRAYEDKLRLRVQVLGRSERAADLKAADRMRAQISELEAWEKEVVYPLAHERVAIDLDDGVKINYNKFPHALAKVQGLSDWR comes from the coding sequence ATGGACTCGAGCAGGATAAAGAGACTGGCGACCGGCGTGCGCGACGAGCTGCGCCGAGAGGTTGAGGGACGCCTCGAGGCGGTGCTCGCCGCCGACAGCCCGGAGAGGCTCTCGGACGGGACCGGGGTTGTGCGGCTAGAGGCGAGGATCGAGGCCGAGGGGCGCGACGCGGTGGTGGAGGCCGGGGCGTACACCTGGTTCAACAGGCTGTGCGCACTGCGCTTCATGGACGCCCGCGGCTACACGCCGACGCCGGCCGTGACGCCGCGCGCCGGCTCGACCATGCCCGCCGTCCTCGCAGACGCGGCGCAGGGCTCCTTCGACCCCGAGTACGGGCTCGCCCCCGCCGTGCGCGAGAGGGTCGTCTCCCTGCTGTCCGGCTCGACGCAGCGCGCGAACGCCACGGAGGCCGCGTACGCCGAGCTGCTGCGCGCCGTGTGCGCGCACTACGCGAAGCCCATGCCGTACCTCTTCTCGGAGGACGCCGCATCCAGCCTCCTCATGCCCCGGGGGCTGCTGTCCGAGGGGTCGATCCTGGGCCGCATCGTCGCGGAGATGGACGCCGGCGCCTGCTCGTCGGTCGAGGTGCTCGGATGGCTCTACCAGTTCTACATCGCCGAGTTGCATGATCAGGTGTATTCAGGCTTCAAAAGGAGCGTGAAGGCGGGCCCCGCCGAGATAGGCCCGGCGACCCAGCTGTTCACGCCCGAGTGGATCGTCCGCTACCTGTGCGAGAACTCGCTGGGGCGCCTGTGGATGCTCAACCATCCCGGCTCCCCTCTGGCCGAGCGGATGGACTACTACATCGCGCCCGAGGGCGACGAGCCTCACATCGAGGTCTCGTCCGCCGAGGAGGTCCGCGTGCTCGACCCGGCCTGCGGGTCGGGGCACATCCTCGTGTACGCCTTCGACCTGCTCTACTCCATGTACGAGGAGGAGGGCTGGCTTCCCGAGGAGATCCCCGCCATGATCCTCCAGAACAACCTCAAGGGGCTCGAGATCGACGCCCGCGCTGCGGAGATAGCCAAGTTCGCCCTCGAGATGAAGGCGCTGGAGCGCGACCCGCGCTTCCTCGAGAGGGACGTGGACGCCGACGTCACCGTCCTGCGCCCTGTCGCCCTCGACGAGGCCGACATGCCCTATCTCTCCCAGTCGTTCAAGGAGCGGGTCGGGCTCATCGAGGCGATGGCCCACATGGGCGAGGTCGGCAGCCTCTACGTCCCCGAGGCCGGGGACGCCCGGGCGGTAGCGGCCGAGATCGAGCGCCTCGCCCCGAAGGCGCAATCCGACATGTTCGCCAGGGACCTCGCGGGACGCCTCGGCGCCATGTTGGAGAACGTTGAGGCGCTCTCCGGCTCCTACCACTGCGTGGTAGCTAACCCGCCCTATCTTGGAAGCGGCAATATGAGTACTTATCTAAGCAGATGGTGTAAGGGGAATTATCCTGATGCCAAAGCCGACCTCTGTACGTGTTTTATCGAACGCTGTTTACACTTCACAAAGCAATATGGAGTGGAAAGCATAATTACTTCTGACACTTGTATGTACATCTCGTCGTTCGAAAAGCTCCGTAGAAAGATACTTGAGCAAACGACTCTATATTCATTCTTAGACACACGAGGAACAAATGCGCACCCCGATGTTTTTGATGCAAATGCTGGATGGATTCTTGGGAAAGGTCACCTATCGGGTGTCAAAGGCTCTTTTTTCAAGTTAAGCCATCGAACCTCAGAAAAAGACACGGCCCTTTTGAATGCGATTCATAATCCAAAATGCGGTTGGCTATACAAAGCTGACACTGACCTTTTTAAAACAATACCAGGCTGTCCGATTGCCTATTTGGTAAGCGAGACGATGATGGGAGCTTTTCGGAATTTAGGAAATGTCGCTTCATTGGGACGCGCTTCGGTTGGGATTAAAACGGGCAACAACGGAGCCTTTTTAAGATTCTGGTGGGAAGTTGCAAGAGGAAAGATACTCTTTAATGGGGTTTCCTCGGATGCAACTTTTATTGAAGGCTATCGCTGGTATCCATGCAACAAGGGTGGAGCCTTTAGAAAGTGGTACGGTAATGCTGAATACGTCGTGGACTGGCGAGAAAACGGTAAATACGCATTTGAAAGCGCTGAGAAAAATGGCAACCATGCTCAAGATTATAGTGACGATTTAAAGTTCCGTCCGTATATCACATGGTCTGACGTTACAAGCGGCGAACAATCATTCAGGTTAAAAACAAACGATCTCTCTGAAATGACTGGTATGGGCATTTATCCTGATGATGACAGCCGAAATGCCTTATTGGGGCTGCTGAACTCGAGTGTTGCAAAACGTTACCTGGAATTATTGGCACCAACAATGCATTTAAAGATTCGAGAGTTGGGCAGTATTCCCTGGAATGATGATTCTCGATGCGATGAAGTAAGAAGAACTGTCGATACTAATGTCGCAGTAGCTCGTAAAGATTGGGACTCCTTCGAGACCAGCTGGGACTTCGAGAGGCACCCGCTTGCGCGGACCAGCCGCGTTGAAGACGCATTCGCCTTGTGGCAATCAGAGTGTCGGAGCCGCTTCGACCAGCTAAAGGCAAATGAGGAGAAGCTCAACCGAGTATTCGCGCGCATCTACGGCATGGAGGGTGAGGTTCCCATCGAGGTGTCCGACGACAAGGTGAGCGTGCGCCTGGCCGACCTCCAGCGCGACGTGAAGTCCCTTATCAGCTACGGCGTAGGCTGCATCTTCGGCAGGTACTCGCTCGACGCCCCCGGGTTCGTGCTCGCGAACCAGGGCGACACCGCGAGGGACTTCCTGGCCAAGGTGCCCGACCCCTCCTTCGTGCCGGACGAGGACAACATCCTGCCCGTGCTCGACGCCGAGTGGTTCGACGACGACGTCGTCACGCAGTTCTACCGATTCCTCGCGGCGGCCTACGGCGAGTCGACCCTCGACGAGAACGTCGCCTTCATCGAAGGGGCGCTGGGATGCGATCTGCGCACCTACTTCGTGCGCGACTTCTACTCCGACCATGTCAAGACCTACCAGAAGAGGCCGATCTACTGGCTGTTCCAGAGCCCGCAGAAGGGCTTCTCGTGCCTCGTCTACATGCACCGATACAGCGAGGGTACCGTGGGAGAGATTCTCACGAAGTACCTGCGCGCCTACGAGGACAAGCTTCGGCTGCGCGTGCAGGTGCTCGGGCGCTCGGAGCGGGCGGCCGACCTAAAGGCCGCCGACAGGATGCGCGCGCAGATCTCCGAGCTGGAGGCGTGGGAGAAGGAGGTCGTGTACCCGCTCGCTCACGAGCGCGTGGCCATCGACCTCGACGACGGCGTCAAGATCAACTACAACAAGTTCCCGCATGCCCTGGCCAAGGTCCAGGGACTGAGCGATTGGAGGTAA